Proteins encoded within one genomic window of Camelina sativa cultivar DH55 chromosome 19, Cs, whole genome shotgun sequence:
- the LOC104764928 gene encoding lysine--tRNA ligase, cytoplasmic, translating into MEGSADQTTKALSELTMDSSSSSSTTTNAAEPAVADASEPRSKNALKKELKLKQKEEERRRKEEEKAKQPPKASPQSQRSVAADDDEMDPTQYHENRLKYLAAEKAKGENPYPHKFAVSMSIPEYIEKYGSLNNGDHVEDAEVSLAGRIMSKRSSSTKLFFYDLHGEDFKVQVMADASKSGLNEAEFCKLHSNSKRGDIVGVTGYPGKSKRGELSIFPRSFILLSHCLHMMPRKADNVNAQKPETWVPGDTRNPEAYVLKDQELRYRQRYLDLMLNVEVRQIFKTRASIISYIRRFLDSRKFLEVETPMMNRIAGGAAARPFVTHHNDLDMRLFMRIAPELFLKQLIVGGLDRVYEIGKQFRNEGIDLTHNPEFTTCEFYMAFADYNDLMKMTEDMVSGMVKELTGGYKIKYHANGYDKDPIEIDFTPPFRRIEMIGELEKVANLNIPKDLTSDEANKYLIDACARFDVKCPPPQTTARLLDKLVGEFLEVTCVNPTFIINHPEIMSPLAKWHRSNDVLTERFELFINQHELCNAYTELNDPVVQRQRFADQLKDRQSGDDEAMALDETFCNALEYGLAPTGGWGLGIDRLTMLFTDSQNIKEVILFPAMRPPQDETAAAKAPSQTEKN; encoded by the exons ATGGAAGGTTCGGCTGATCAAACCACGAAAGCGTTATCTGAGTTAaccatggattcttcttcttcttcttctaccaccACGAACGCTGCTGAGCCTGCCGTTGCTGATGCTTCTGAACCTCGGAGCAAAAA TGCTCTGAAGAAGGAACTTAAATTGAAgcagaaagaggaagagaggagaCGCAAGGAGGAAGAAAAGGCAAAACAA CCTCCCAAGGCAAGCCCCCAGAGCCAGAGGTCAGTGGCagcagatgatgatgagatggaTCCAACG CAATACCATGAGAACAGATTGAAATATCTTGCGGCTGAGAAGGCTAAAGGGGAGAATCCATATCCTCATAAGTTTGCTGTGTCAATGTCTATTCCTGAATACATTGAGAAGTATGGTAGTTTGAACAATGGGGATCATGttgaagatgctgaagtttCTCTAGCCG GGAGGATTATGAGCAAACGATCTTCCTCTACCAAGCTCTTCTTCTATGATCTTCACGGTGAAGATTTCAAGGTCCAAGTGATGGCTGATGCAAG TAAGTCAGGATTGAATGAAGCTGAGTTTTGTAAGCTCCATTCGAATTCTAAGAGAGGTGATATCGTTGGAGTCACTGGATATCCAG GAAAATCTAAGAGAGGAGAATTGAGTATCTTCCCCCGATCATTTATCCTTCTATCCCATTGCCTTCACATGATGCCGAGAAAGGCTGATAATGTGAATGCGCAG AAACCTGAAACCTGGGTTCCAGGTGATACGAGAAATCCTGAAGCATATGTTCTGAAAGATCAG GAATTAAGATATCGCCAGCGTTATCTTGATCTCATGTTGAACGTGGAGGTTCGTCAGATATTCAAGACCAGAGCTAGTATTATCTCCTACATCCGCAGATTCCTCGATAGTAGAAAATTCTTGGAG GTCGAGACACCTATGATGAACAGAATTGCTGGTGGAGCAGCTGCTCGTCCATTTGTGACACATCACAATGATCTAGATATGAGGCTGTTCATGCGTATTGCACCTGAACTCTTTCTTAAGCAACTTATTGTTGGTGGCTTGGATCGTGTTTACGAGATAGGAAAGCAATTCAGAAACGAGGGTATTGACCTGACACACAATCCGGAGTTCACCACTTGCGAATTCTATATGGCTTTTGCAGACTACAATGACCTGATGAAAATGACTGAGGATATGGTGAGTGGCATGGTCAAGGAATTAACAGGTGGTTATAAAATCAAGTATCATGCTAATGGATATGACAAGGATCCAATCGAGATAGACTTCACACCTCCGTTCAG gagGATTGAGATGATAGGAGAGTTAGAGAAGGTGGCTAACCTTAATATACCAAAAGACTTGACTAGCGACGAAGCTAACAAGTATCTGATTGATGCATGTGCGAGGTTTGATGTCAAATGCCCTCCTCCTCAGACAACGGCTCGTCTGTTagataaa ctTGTTGGTGAATTTCTGGAAGTGACATGTGTGAACCCAACTTTCATCATCAACCATCCCGAGATCATGAGTCCATTGGCAAAATGGCACAGATCGAATGATGTTTTGACAGAGAGATTCGAGCTGTTCATCAACCAAcatgaa CTCTGCAACGCCTACACGGAGCTGAACGATCCTGTGGTACAGCGCCAGCGTTTTGCTGATCAGCTCAAGGACCGACAATCTGGAGACGATGAAGCGATGGCATTAGATGAGACATTTTGCAATGCTTTAGAATACGGATTGGCTCCTACAGGTGGTTGGGGATTGGGAATCGACAGACTTACTATGCTCTTTACTGATTCACAGAACATCAAG GAGGTTATTCTCTTCCCAGCTATGAGGCCACCACAGGACGAGACAGCAGCCGCTAAAG CTCCTTCGCAAACAGAGAAGAATTAA
- the LOC104764931 gene encoding uncharacterized protein LOC104764931: MQKKQEVSEYRERLNETLSSHELSNDETLKTLIKKQLNEECNVDILDQRVAALSSTIEKLRSVSKKDQELAKSSNDASYGDWKLKHDDEDCRVMYREGLKGSPFHTLLVEGCIDGTIEDCLCVCLESSFYEKWWPKLAFPSFRVLESKCLQKCRIDEQICLVRAKAPWPLADREAILQFFVFEYFKDGLVIILLNSIEVESNGIAEFVNAVRIDFVGGVAIQKVTQERSYMRFIAEVDIKLDLVPPSLINFMSRQLLGNGFKLFKKTIGSVAESDDYKRVLADPLYTQIHEALYSTAKVNEKEPKLEADDDLYMAKGNETQHGENGSVPSKRDVPEIQEEDCVDEKEEDKSVPSSSSSVDDENFTGKTQNKVGKTRFCISPEVKQALGTLERVISMVRKSKTDNNYNTSTSLGKEEEASPMQHSGSTHIVSSNKVCIQDPKTELLEETSFAHYHNNNNNNSNRRSGSSSFAREGNKIAPASPEIDLTTNSEVPRITVSQATTLFSQTIENCEDKPSGLNGGKSSSLQRKRNNSGCFGFRLCVRT, translated from the exons ATGCAGAAGAAACAAGAAGTTTCTGAGTACAGAGAGAGACTTAATGAGACCTTGTCGTCTCATGAGCTCTCTAATGACGAAACTCTTAAAACCCTTATCAAGAAACAGCTCAATGaag AGTGTAATGTGGATATATTGGATCAGAGAGTAGCTGCTTTATCCAGTACAATTGAGAAGCTTAGGAGTGTATCAAAAAAGGATCAAGAACTGGCTAAATCAAGCAATGATGCATCTTATGGTGATTGGAAA ttgaaacatgatgatgaagattgtcGTGTTATGTACCGTGAAGGACTTAAAGGAAGTCCATTTCATACACTGCTCGTTGAAGGTTGCATTGATGGAACTATCGAAGACT GTTTATGTGTATGCTTGGAATCATCATTCTATGAGAAATG GTGGCCAAAATTGGCATTTCCGTCATTCAGGGTCTTAGAATCTAAATGCTTGCAAAAGTGTAGGATCGATGAACAGATATGTTTAGTGAG GGCGAAAGCACCGTGGCCACTCGCAGACAGAGAAGCTATTTTGCAGTTTTTCGTATTCGAATACTTTAAAGACGGTTTAGTCATCATCCTATTAAACTCG ATTGAAGTAGAGAGCAACGGTATAGCTGAATTTGTGAATGCTGTGAGGATTGATTTCGTAGGCGGAGTTGCAATACAAAAGGTGACTCAAGAGAGGAGTTACATGAG ATTCATAGCAGAAGTGGATATAAAGCTGGACTTGGTCCCTCCAtctcttattaattttatgtcTAGGCAGCTCCTCGGCAACGGTTTCAAACTTTTCAAGAAG ACTATAGGTTCGGTGGCTGAATCCGATGATTACAAGAGAGTTTTAGCTGATCCATTGTACACTCAGATACATGAAGCTCTGTATTCTACTGCTAAAGTAAATGAGAAAGAACCCAAGTTGGAAGCTGATGATGATCTATATATGGCAAAAGGAAATGAGACTCAACATGGCGAGAATGGATCTGTACCTAGCAAAAGAGATGTTCCGGAGATCCAGGAAGAAGATTGTgtagatgaaaaagaagaagataaaagtgttccctcttcttcttcttcggtagATGATGAAAATTTCACCGGGAAGACTCAAAACAAGGTTGGTAAAACACGTTTCTGCATAAGTCCAGAGGTGAAGCAAGCTTTAGGGACACTAGAGAGAGTGATTTCAATGGTTAGAAAATCCAAAACAGATAACAATTATAATACATCAACCTCTTtggggaaagaagaagaagcatcaccAATGCAGCATTCAGGGAGCACTCATATTGTTTCTAGTAACAAAGTTTGTATCCAAGATCCTAAAACTGAACTTCTTGAGGAAACATCCTTTGCACATTAtcacaataacaacaacaacaacagcaacag GCGAAGTGGATCGAGTTCTTTTgcaagagaaggaaacaaaatagCCCCTGCATCACCCGAGATCGATCTTACAACAAACTCTGAGGTCCCAAGGATAACAGTCTCACAAGCCACAACTCTATTTAGCCAAACAATAGAGAATTGTGAAGACAAACCGAGTGGTTTAAATGGAGGTAAGAGCTCAAGTCTGCAGAGGAAACGTAACAACTCGGGCTGCTTTGGTTTCAGGCTTTGCGTAAGGACTTGA
- the LOC104764932 gene encoding ras-related protein RABD1, which produces MSNEYDYLFKLLLIGDSSVGKSCLLLRFADDAYIDSYISTIGVDFKIRTIEQDGKTIKLQIWDTAGQERFRTITSSYYRGAHGIIIVYDCTEMESFNNVKQWLSEIDRYANESVCKLLIGNKNDMVESKVVSTETGKALADELGIPFLETSAKESNNVEQAFLTIAGEIKKKMGSQTNANKTSGPGTVQMKGQPIQQNSGGGCCSQ; this is translated from the exons ATGAGCAACGAGTA CGATTACCTGTTCAAGCTTTTGTTGATCGGTGACTCTTCTGTTGGAaaatcttgtcttcttcttcgattcgcT gatgATGCTTACATTGACAGCTACATAAGTACCATTGGTGTTGACTTC AAAATTAGAACGATTGAGCAAGATGGGAAGACCATTAAGCTACAAATT TGGGATACTGCTGGACAGGAGCGTTTCAGGACCATCACTAGCTCCTACTACAGAGGAGCTCATGGCATCATT ATTGTGTATGACTGTACTGAGATGGAAAGCTTCAACAATGTGAAGCAGTGGTTGAGTGAGATCGATAGATATGCCAATGAGAGTGTATGCAAGCTTTTAATCGGTAACAAGAATGATATGGTTGAAAGCAAAGTTGTTTCCACCGAAACTGGAAAG GCGTTAGCAGATGAGCTCGGAATTCCCTTTCTTGAGACTAGTGCTAAGGAATCTAACAACGTCGAACAAGCATTCTTAACTATTGCTGGCgagatcaagaagaa AATGGGAAGCCAAACGAATGCGAACAAGACATCTGGTCCTGGAACAGTCCAAATGAAAGGTCAGCCAATCCAACAGAACAGTGGCGGCGGTTGCTGCAGTCAGTAG